From one Plasmodium knowlesi strain H genome assembly, chromosome: 11 genomic stretch:
- a CDS encoding U2 small nuclear ribonucleoprotein A', putative produces MRITLDMINDAHQTKNPANENTIVLRGNKITVIENLGVTKDYFECIDLSDNEILKLNNIPYLERLKTLILCNNKIARIDSDIFENIPNLNSLVLTNNKIEKLTDLNALFKARKLTRLSLLENAVSKLENYREYLIYNLPSLRYLDFIKIKMKDREAAEEAMKNFNPDDSKEAESS; encoded by the exons ATGAGGATAACACTCGATATGATAAATGATGCTCATCAAACGAAAAATCCAGCCAACGAAAATACCATAGTGTTAAGAg GAAACAAAATAACCGTTATCGAAAATTTAGGAGTGACGAAGGACTACTTTGAATGCATAGACCTGAGTGATAATGAAATTCTTAAGCTAAATAACATCCCCTATCTGGAAAGATTAAAAACGTTAATATTGTGTAACAATAAGATAGCCAGAATCGACAGtgacatttttgaaaatattccaAATTTGAATTCGCTAGTCCTGACAAATAATAAG aTTGAAAAATTAACAGATTTGAACGCTCTTTTTAAAGCCAGAAAATTAACCAGACTTAGCCTATTAGAAAATGCTGTATCCAA ATTGGAAAACTATCGCGAGTATTTAATATACAATTTGCCATCTTTGAGATACCtagattttataaaaataaaaatgaaggatcGAGAAGCCGCAGAAGAAGCGATGAAGAACTTTAATCCGGATGACAGCAAAG aagCTGAATCGAGCTGA